Within the Candidatus Saccharibacteria bacterium oral taxon 488 genome, the region GGCGCGCCAAGGGAAAAGTGCCATGTTAGCACGCGTTCGTATCCGCACAAGCTGGCGAATTGGATGGGGCTGGGTAGCGGCCCGTCGGCGGCGTGGGCGTCGGTTGCGTGTAGTGGGGCGACAGTGTACGACATGAATTGGGACAATTCGGGCGGCTATGAAGGGCAGGACAGTCCGCTCGGGCGGCTGCACGGTTATGACAACAAAGGAGTGTTGCAGAAGATGGCGCTTAACGAGATGATCCCAGGGCGCGTCAAGCAAGTCGAGTTCGTAAAGAAATACCAACCAAAGGTGATCACGCTGACGGCGGGAGGGAATGATGTGGGGTTTGGTAAAAAGATTAAGGATTGCGTTCATTATATTAAAAGCATAGGAACGTGTGATTGGGCCAAAGACGAGATGAACACCCTGGGGTCGCAGATTAAGGGTCAATTTGATCGCCTTGTCGGACTATATAAAGAGTTAAAAGCTGCAAGCCCTAAATCAAAAATATATGCAATAGGATATCCACAATTTATCACAGATACAGAGCCAGCCGCATGTGGACTGAATGCTGGAGCTATAGACCTGGATGAGCGACGCATGATAGTCCACGCTACTCAGTATATGAACGAAGTAATCGAAGCTGCTGCGCGCAAAGCTGGTGTAAAATATGTAGATATTTCACAAGCACTGAACGGTGGTAAGATGTGTGAGAAGCATCAGATCTACATGACAGGTATAGTAGGCTTGGGTGAGCAAGAAAGTTACCATCCAAACAAGCTTGGTCATGTTAAGATATTCGCTGAAATAGCAAAACAACTTGATAATGAGGATTTATCGACTTATAGCAAATACCCTACTGCTGGCGATGAATCAGTGAACGCACCTTCATCAATCTATTTTGACAAAGGTGCACCTTCGTCTGTGAATACTACAATGCTAGCAAACTCCAAACCTTCAAAAGGCAGCAAGCAGAGAGTTGCGCTGGCAAAGAGCTCGCTGCAACCTGGTAGTTCGGCTCGTGTCGAGATTCGATCTAAGCCAGTGGACCTAGGCAGCTATACTGTGTCAAGTGACGGATCTATGAGGGAAACGATAACTATCCCAGATAACATTCCCGCCGGCTATCACACCCTATTTGTGTATGGCAAATCCGTAAGTGGCGAGGATATCAAGATTACTCAGACACTGCTAGTAACGGGCAAAGATAAGGAAGATCTTGACGATGATGGAGTAAAAGACGCTAATCAACCATGTGGAGCCTTTTTGAAGGCTTCGGGGAAAGATGAGGATCTTGACGGCATCGACGACGCCTGCGACCCTGAAATTACCGACCCAATTCTCTATACAGCCCGCAATGGTAAATCAGAGTTTAATGAAGACGAAGGTAAAATCTATGTCTTTCGCAATACTAGAGCAGCGAAATTAACAGGTGTAAATAATGACTATATTGACAAATCAAGTAATAAAGATAATACCGAAGCACTCATTGCCAGCAGTCTTACAGAAGATACCAAAAACCTCTCCTTTAGTAAACTTGTCATCGCAAAAGAAGACGATAAAGATAATAATATTTCAAAAGGTATGCCTATAGTTTTAGCCAAAGATATCAACGAGAAGTGCTACGCTTTGGGGCCTGAAGACTATTTGTCGCCCGCATTGAGGCCAGGATCAAACGGTTACAAACCACGAGGATTAATAAAATTAAATAGACTACCGAAGGGGGTGAGTTGTGAAGAATAAAGAAAT harbors:
- a CDS encoding SGNH/GDSL hydrolase family protein; protein product: MWKLIISVIGATLAVCIAVSATAEAASEYDDIIDKVSTKTLIHHIDNYHGKTCGSPNDDYAKKWLFSFKQKRYYSGDPKDHQAAVESLERAMSSPKGAYAVVYEQNNKHNDTSNPYFIKVFWTEDGRNDYTYRFYKNHQISGIYLTRKEGSQSRLYVATVASPKLILGGGNGSNCDPEYLWGYKHSQAFISDMNISVGSNKKLFTSTFSVDYPSGYAGPKFPDNRSAIGWWPDSSQYDDFTDKITVKKLINYINYHKKFCAPSDYSNSWFTAFKYPNIPDNHKYHKSYMASLERAMATGAYAVAYEQTTVNGKTVNPYFITVFWSENRDDFHIKFYGDAPYRVATITHKWGSSAKLYGMIAGSTGPLWGRGGCEVEFLQGNYLNGYIPTARFNESYIPLSGGNNMKIFTSTFDVEYPDGYKGKPIPGDRRNIKYLALGDSFSSGEGDTDKNPATDRKYYRQWTDVNEDKAKGAPREKCHVSTRSYPHKLANWMGLGSGPSAAWASVACSGATVYDMNWDNSGGYEGQDSPLGRLHGYDNKGVLQKMALNEMIPGRVKQVEFVKKYQPKVITLTAGGNDVGFGKKIKDCVHYIKSIGTCDWAKDEMNTLGSQIKGQFDRLVGLYKELKAASPKSKIYAIGYPQFITDTEPAACGLNAGAIDLDERRMIVHATQYMNEVIEAAARKAGVKYVDISQALNGGKMCEKHQIYMTGIVGLGEQESYHPNKLGHVKIFAEIAKQLDNEDLSTYSKYPTAGDESVNAPSSIYFDKGAPSSVNTTMLANSKPSKGSKQRVALAKSSLQPGSSARVEIRSKPVDLGSYTVSSDGSMRETITIPDNIPAGYHTLFVYGKSVSGEDIKITQTLLVTGKDKEDLDDDGVKDANQPCGAFLKASGKDEDLDGIDDACDPEITDPILYTARNGKSEFNEDEGKIYVFRNTRAAKLTGVNNDYIDKSSNKDNTEALIASSLTEDTKNLSFSKLVIAKEDDKDNNISKGMPIVLAKDINEKCYALGPEDYLSPALRPGSNGYKPRGLIKLNRLPKGVSCEE